Sequence from the Enhydrobacter sp. genome:
CCCGCTGGCGGCGGATGCCCGCAATCCTCGGGAGCCCCGGAAGAAACGCTGACCGGGGTTGCGTGGACGCCGGTGGAGGCGCGGAGTAGCGTAGCGCCAGCCGCCGCAACCTCCGGAGCCCCGCCATGAGCGTGCATGTCCTCAAGACGCCGACCGTCTCCAGCCTGCGTTCCAAGGTGTCGCCGGAGGAGTGGCAGGCGCGCGTCGATCTTGCCGCCTGCTATCGGCTGATGGACGTCTACGGCATGACCGACCTGATCGCCAACCACATCTCGATGCGGGTGCCGGGCGAACCGGACCACTTCCTGATCAATGCCTATGGGTTGCTCTATGAAGAAATCACGGCATCGAGCCTGGTCAAGATCGACCACGAGGGCAACATCCTCGCCAAGCCCGACTTCGGACCGGGCCTCGACTACGGAGTCAACCGCGCGGGCTTCGTGATCCATAGCGCGATCCATATGGCGAAGCCCAAGGTCGCTTGCGTGATCCACACCCACACCTGGGCCGGCATGGCCGTCTCGACCATGGAATGCGGCCTGCTGCCGAACACTCAGACCTCGATGCGCTTCGCCCACATCGGCTATCACGACTATGACGGCGTGGTGGTCGACACCGCGATGCGCGAGGCGCTGGTCAAGGATCTCGGCGACAACAACGCC
This genomic interval carries:
- a CDS encoding class II aldolase/adducin family protein is translated as MSVHVLKTPTVSSLRSKVSPEEWQARVDLAACYRLMDVYGMTDLIANHISMRVPGEPDHFLINAYGLLYEEITASSLVKIDHEGNILAKPDFGPGLDYGVNRAGFVIHSAIHMAKPKVACVIHTHTWAGMAVSTMECGLLPNTQTSMRFAHIGYHDYDGVVVDTAMREALVKDLGDNNALILRNHGLLTTGATVPEAFNAMHRLELSCKTQIAAMSCNTPLIKVPDDVVEATYMNYQPHIRRPFGVLDWPALLRKLDRIDPSYRD